The following proteins come from a genomic window of Rattus norvegicus strain BN/NHsdMcwi chromosome 8, GRCr8, whole genome shotgun sequence:
- the Or8g24 gene encoding olfactory receptor Olr1279 isoform X1 produces MEEINQTSVAEFILTGLIDNTELQFPLFLIFLTVYLVTVVGNLGMIILILISSQLHTPMYYLLSSLSFIDCCQSTVIIPKMLLSFVTETNVILYPECITQFYFFCAFAVSECHMLAAMAYDRYVAISNPLLYNVTMSYQVCSLMVAMVYSIGLISATTHTIFLLRVLFCKSDIINHYFCDLFPLLELSCSSTYINEVLALSFSAFNVIVPAITILSSYVFIIVSILHIQSTGGRVKAFSTCSSHIMAVAVFFGSIAFMYLQPSSVSSIDQGKVSSVFYTIVVPMLNPLIYSLRNKDVRVSLKKLLQKISFLRTKI; encoded by the coding sequence ATGGAAGAAATCAATCAGACCTCAGTGGCTGAGTTCATCCTCACTGGATTAATAGACAATACAGAGCTCCAATTTCCCCTATTTCTCATCTTCCTAACAGTATATTTGGTTACTGTTGTTGGAAATCTGGGAATGATCATCTTGATTCTGATTAGTTCTCAGCTACATACACCTATGTATTATTTACTCAGTAGCTTGTCTTTTATTGACTGCTGTCAGTCCACTGTCATTATTCCCAAAATGTTGTTGAGCTTTGTGACAGAGACAAATGTCATACTATACCCAGAATGCATAACTCAGTTTTACTTCTTCTGTGCTTTTGCTGTTTCAGAATGTCACATGTTGGCTGCAATGGcatatgaccgctatgtggctatATCTAACCCTTTGCTTTATAATGTAACCATGTCCTATCAAGTCTGTTCATTGATGGTAGCTATGGTGTATAGTATTGGCTTAATCAGTGCCACAACTCACACAATCTTCCTACTGAGAGTGCTTTTCTGTAAGTCTGATATAATAAACCACTACTTCTGTGATCTTTTCCCATTACTTGAGCTATCTTGCTCTAGTACTTATATCAATGAAGTACTAGCTCTCTCCTTCAGTGCATTTAATGTTATTGTACCAGCTATCACCATCCTTAGCTCTTATGTTTTCATCATTGTCAGCATTCTCCACATTCAATCTACTGGAGGCAGAGTCAAAGCCTTTAGCACCTGCAGCTCTCACATCATGGCTGTTGCAGTATTTTTTGGTTCTATAGCATTCATGTATCTACAGCCATCTTCAGTCAGCTCCATTGACCAAGGGAAAGTATCATCAGTATTTTATACCATTGTTGTGCCTATGTTGAATCCTCTTATCTATAGCCTGAGAAATAAAGATGTCAGAGTTTCCCTTAAAAAGTTACTACAAAAGATAAGTTTCCTCAGAACAAAAATATAG